One window from the genome of Mycolicibacterium gadium encodes:
- a CDS encoding PAS domain-containing protein, translated as MNHDWLLVETLGSEPAVVAQGRRTKNLVPVSAFLRRNPHLMAIQTAIGETVRARQGLSSITPKNDRVIRTEVVQMTDGRIHGVHVWIGPPDMEPPARPVPGPLVWDLTSGTATDTTESLHNSGWAPDSQVLHGRAFAEDLPKRDLNPSEAKVLSMTITREPGQTICNSWDVTDYRGEPITIGFVARVLAEEEDDGSTRLILRAMNWRGERDTDGDSPDYLAQRILKGLAQPGAHRALVDLTNWTLLKWLDDPAPFFIWRASLGGDHLVHPDDRTQIARMTEEFVSGSTSATLRLAANDGGWAAVHVTINRVELEDDVFAGLATLRQA; from the coding sequence ATGAACCACGACTGGCTGCTCGTGGAAACTCTGGGCAGCGAACCCGCCGTGGTTGCCCAGGGTCGCCGGACCAAGAACCTGGTCCCGGTCAGCGCGTTCCTGCGGCGCAATCCGCATTTGATGGCGATCCAGACCGCTATCGGTGAGACCGTGCGGGCGAGACAGGGCTTGAGCAGCATCACGCCCAAAAACGACCGCGTAATCCGCACCGAGGTCGTCCAGATGACCGACGGGCGGATCCACGGTGTGCACGTATGGATTGGCCCGCCCGACATGGAACCGCCCGCGCGCCCGGTCCCCGGCCCGCTGGTCTGGGACCTCACCAGCGGCACCGCGACCGACACCACGGAGTCGCTGCACAACAGCGGATGGGCGCCGGATAGTCAGGTGTTGCACGGCAGGGCGTTCGCCGAAGACCTGCCGAAGCGTGACCTCAATCCGAGCGAGGCAAAGGTCCTCTCGATGACGATCACGCGTGAACCGGGCCAAACGATCTGCAACTCCTGGGACGTCACGGACTATCGCGGCGAACCGATCACCATTGGCTTCGTCGCGCGTGTGCTCGCCGAGGAGGAGGACGACGGGAGCACCCGACTGATCCTCCGGGCGATGAACTGGCGGGGCGAACGCGACACCGACGGGGATTCACCCGACTACCTGGCGCAGCGCATCCTCAAGGGGCTCGCGCAGCCCGGCGCTCACCGTGCGCTCGTCGACCTGACGAACTGGACGCTGCTGAAGTGGCTCGACGATCCCGCGCCCTTCTTCATCTGGCGCGCGAGCCTGGGCGGTGATCACCTCGTGCATCCCGACGATCGCACCCAGATCGCAAGAATGACAGAGGAATTCGTTAGCGGAAGTACGTCGGCCACGCTGCGACTGGCGGCCAACGACGGCGGGTGGGCGGCTGTGCACGTGACGATCAACCGTGTCGAGCTCGAGGACGACGTGTTCGCCGGACTGGCGACGCTACGTCAGGCCTGA
- a CDS encoding type II secretion system F family protein: protein MSGAALALALALLTAPGPAQHRLRSRVPAGSSSPRIAMWLLVPCGVALTLALGAVISTGAVVAAAIVGATVEMRRRSRRRRRTRDAEAAALRGALDVLVGELRVGAHPVTAFDVAADDTDGGVASALRTIAARARLGADVVAGMLSVARRSSLPAHWERLAVCWQLAQTHGLAIGTLMQTAQRDLVERQRFSSRVDAGMAGARTTATVLAGLPAVGIALGQLIGADPLGFLLAGGFGEWLLILGVLLACAGLLWCDRITCAVVK from the coding sequence ATGAGCGGTGCAGCCCTGGCGCTGGCACTCGCGCTGCTGACGGCGCCTGGACCAGCGCAGCACCGACTCCGTTCGCGGGTCCCCGCCGGCTCGTCCTCACCGAGAATCGCGATGTGGCTTCTCGTTCCCTGCGGTGTGGCGTTGACACTCGCATTGGGTGCGGTCATCTCGACCGGAGCTGTTGTCGCCGCGGCCATTGTTGGCGCGACCGTCGAGATGCGGCGGCGAAGCCGGCGGCGGCGCCGGACTCGCGACGCCGAAGCCGCCGCGCTCAGGGGTGCGCTGGACGTCCTCGTCGGAGAATTGCGGGTCGGCGCCCACCCCGTCACCGCCTTCGATGTCGCCGCCGATGACACCGACGGCGGCGTCGCGTCAGCGCTGCGGACGATCGCGGCGCGCGCACGGTTGGGCGCCGATGTCGTCGCGGGCATGCTCAGCGTCGCGCGGCGGTCGTCGCTGCCCGCGCACTGGGAGCGGCTCGCGGTGTGTTGGCAGCTGGCTCAGACGCACGGCCTGGCGATCGGCACGCTCATGCAGACCGCGCAGCGGGATCTGGTTGAGCGGCAAAGGTTCTCCTCCCGTGTCGACGCCGGTATGGCCGGAGCGCGCACCACCGCCACCGTGCTTGCGGGCCTGCCCGCCGTCGGCATCGCACTCGGACAGCTGATCGGAGCCGACCCGCTGGGCTTCCTCCTCGCCGGGGGATTCGGCGAATGGCTGTTGATTCTGGGAGTGCTGCTGGCCTGCGCCGGTCTGCTGTGGTGCGACCGGATCACCTGTGCGGTGGTGAAATGA
- a CDS encoding Fic family protein has translation MSTADPLAPLAELPGVAQACAEASDALGRAHRHRANLRGWPTNAAEAGLRAARASSVLDGGALQLSEEGPDPILAGALRVSESLEGGATSLVGVWQRAPMQAIAKLHALAAADIADDDHLGRPRADTDVGRRLELLAAIVTGGTKVPAPVLAAVVHGELLTLAPFGSADGVVARAVSRLVTISSGLDPHGLGVPEVYWMRQSGDYRAAARGFASGTPDGLTAWVLMSCRALHAGAREALSIAQGSAGEGPQQSKAGGVPN, from the coding sequence GTGAGCACCGCCGACCCATTGGCCCCCCTGGCAGAGCTGCCAGGGGTGGCGCAAGCGTGTGCCGAAGCCAGCGACGCACTGGGGCGGGCGCACCGGCACCGCGCCAACCTTCGCGGGTGGCCGACGAACGCCGCCGAGGCGGGGCTGCGGGCGGCGCGGGCGTCGTCGGTTCTGGACGGCGGCGCGCTGCAGTTGTCGGAGGAGGGCCCAGACCCGATACTCGCCGGCGCCCTGCGCGTATCCGAATCGCTGGAGGGCGGAGCGACCTCCTTGGTCGGGGTGTGGCAGCGCGCCCCGATGCAGGCCATCGCGAAACTGCATGCACTGGCGGCCGCCGATATCGCCGACGACGACCACCTGGGCCGCCCGCGTGCGGACACCGACGTCGGCCGTCGTCTGGAGCTGCTGGCCGCCATCGTGACCGGCGGGACCAAAGTGCCCGCGCCGGTGCTCGCCGCCGTCGTGCACGGTGAACTGCTGACGCTGGCCCCCTTCGGTAGCGCAGACGGAGTGGTGGCGCGGGCAGTTTCCCGGTTGGTGACGATCTCCAGCGGGCTGGACCCGCATGGCCTGGGCGTGCCCGAGGTGTATTGGATGCGCCAGTCCGGCGACTATCGCGCTGCCGCGCGTGGGTTCGCGTCCGGCACCCCTGACGGTCTCACCGCCTGGGTGCTGATGAGTTGTCGGGCGCTGCACGCCGGTGCGCGCGAGGCGTTGTCGATCGCGCAGGGCAGCGCGGGCGAGGGCCCTCAGCAAAGTAAAGCGGGCGGCGTTCCGAACTGA
- a CDS encoding TadA family conjugal transfer-associated ATPase gives MSASLVERVRERLAAESGPLRPTAVAAAIRAESGGLLGDAEVLSSLRVLQTELTGAGVLDPLLRAEGTTDVLVTAPDAVWVDDGDGLRRTSIRFADDDAVRRLAQRLALSAGRRLDEAQPWVDGQLTGLGSGQCTVRLHAVLSPIAPAGTCLSLRVLRPATQDLAALMRTGAIEPSAAALLNEVIAARLALLVSGGTGAGKTTMLAAILGAVPAHERVVCVEDAAELEPAHPHVVKLVARPANVEGVGEVTVRDLVKQALRMRPDRIVVGEVRGAEVVDLLAALNTGHDGGAGTVHANSPAEVPARLEALAAVGGLDRGALHSQLAAAVQVLVHVSRDRDGRRRLSEVAVLTAAADGRVRAVTAWRTGIGFDRGAEQLRTLVHERRQA, from the coding sequence ATGAGCGCCTCGCTGGTCGAGCGCGTCCGCGAGCGGCTGGCCGCGGAGTCCGGACCCCTGCGGCCGACCGCGGTCGCGGCCGCCATCCGAGCGGAGTCCGGCGGGCTGCTCGGGGACGCCGAGGTGCTCAGCAGCCTGCGCGTATTGCAGACCGAACTCACCGGAGCGGGTGTGCTCGACCCGCTGCTGCGTGCGGAGGGCACCACCGATGTTCTGGTCACCGCGCCCGACGCGGTGTGGGTCGACGACGGTGACGGCCTGCGGCGCACGTCGATTCGGTTCGCCGACGACGATGCCGTGCGGCGATTGGCGCAACGCCTTGCGTTGTCGGCCGGACGTCGGCTCGACGAGGCGCAACCCTGGGTGGACGGCCAGCTGACCGGACTGGGCAGCGGGCAGTGCACCGTGCGTCTGCACGCGGTGCTGTCGCCGATCGCCCCCGCGGGAACGTGTCTGTCCCTGCGGGTGCTCCGACCCGCTACGCAGGATCTCGCCGCCCTGATGCGGACGGGAGCCATCGAGCCGTCGGCCGCTGCGCTGCTGAACGAGGTCATCGCCGCACGCCTTGCCCTGCTGGTGTCAGGGGGCACTGGCGCGGGAAAGACCACGATGCTGGCCGCCATCCTCGGCGCGGTTCCCGCGCACGAGCGCGTCGTCTGTGTCGAGGACGCCGCCGAACTGGAGCCGGCACATCCGCATGTGGTGAAACTCGTTGCGCGACCGGCAAACGTCGAGGGGGTCGGCGAAGTGACCGTGCGCGACCTGGTCAAGCAGGCTCTGCGGATGCGACCTGACCGAATCGTCGTCGGCGAGGTTCGCGGCGCCGAGGTGGTCGACTTGCTCGCCGCCCTCAACACCGGTCACGACGGCGGAGCGGGGACCGTACATGCCAACAGTCCGGCCGAGGTGCCGGCGCGACTCGAAGCGCTTGCTGCGGTCGGCGGACTGGACCGGGGTGCGCTGCACAGTCAGCTCGCGGCGGCCGTGCAGGTGCTCGTCCACGTCAGCCGTGATCGCGACGGTCGACGCCGGCTCAGCGAGGTCGCGGTGCTCACCGCCGCCGCCGACGGCCGCGTCCGTGCAGTGACCGCCTGGCGTACGGGCATCGGATTCGATCGCGGCGCCGAGCAACTGCGAACGCTCGTGCATGAGCGGCGGCAGGCATGA
- a CDS encoding Rv3654c family TadE-like protein yields MMAVLLAISIACVYLGSAVVARHRAQAAADLAALAAAGGLVHGAQTACGHAVAVAEAMGSSVADCSMRGLNVVVAVEVPTVLGRFGVGTARAIARAGPVDSGLT; encoded by the coding sequence ATGATGGCGGTGCTGCTGGCGATCAGCATCGCCTGCGTGTACCTCGGGTCGGCCGTCGTCGCGCGCCATCGTGCCCAGGCAGCGGCCGATCTCGCAGCGCTCGCGGCCGCGGGTGGACTCGTACACGGGGCCCAGACCGCGTGCGGACATGCGGTCGCAGTGGCCGAGGCGATGGGCTCGTCGGTCGCGGACTGCTCGATGCGCGGTCTCAACGTCGTGGTCGCCGTCGAAGTGCCTACCGTGCTGGGCCGGTTTGGTGTCGGCACCGCACGTGCGATCGCCCGGGCTGGTCCCGTCGACTCAGGCCTGACGTAG
- the ssd gene encoding septum site-determining protein Ssd, whose amino-acid sequence MGTTAGILALTGDAELRDDVDRIAAAAGVPVVHASEPSGRKVWTAAVAVLLDRGAAEHCAQRLLPRRGAVILITRSEPGPADFQAAIAVGAQRVVALPAQDGELMAELSEAAEAAVAAVARGAVAAVIAGRGGAGASVFAAALAQTAGQVNEALLIDTDPWSGGIDLLLGIEADGGLRWPDLTLQGGRLNYAALRDALPRQHGVCVLSGGRGGGDVDALPLGAVVDAGSRGGATVICDVPRRSTAAAETALESADLAILVTPADVRSCAAAERVARWVSTVNPNVGLVVRGPAPGGLRSSDVAAIVGLPLLAAMRPQAGIAETLEHGGLRLRRRSPLAGAARRVMAVLQQHPVVSAA is encoded by the coding sequence ATGGGAACCACCGCCGGGATTCTCGCTCTGACGGGCGACGCTGAGCTGCGCGACGACGTTGATCGCATCGCCGCCGCGGCCGGTGTCCCCGTCGTTCACGCCAGCGAACCGTCCGGTCGCAAGGTCTGGACGGCCGCGGTGGCCGTCCTGCTCGACCGCGGGGCGGCCGAGCACTGCGCGCAGCGGCTGTTACCGAGGCGCGGTGCCGTCATCCTGATCACGCGGTCGGAGCCCGGCCCTGCCGATTTCCAGGCCGCCATTGCAGTCGGGGCGCAGCGCGTCGTGGCCCTGCCCGCCCAGGACGGCGAGCTGATGGCCGAGCTGTCCGAAGCTGCCGAAGCCGCAGTGGCCGCCGTCGCGCGCGGGGCGGTGGCCGCAGTCATCGCGGGACGGGGTGGAGCGGGCGCATCGGTGTTCGCGGCCGCGCTGGCGCAGACCGCGGGTCAGGTGAACGAGGCGCTGCTGATCGACACCGATCCGTGGAGCGGCGGCATCGACCTCCTGCTGGGGATCGAGGCGGACGGCGGACTGCGCTGGCCGGATCTGACACTGCAGGGCGGACGGCTGAACTATGCCGCCCTACGCGATGCGCTGCCAAGGCAACACGGCGTTTGTGTGCTCTCGGGCGGTCGTGGAGGCGGTGACGTCGACGCCCTGCCCCTCGGCGCCGTCGTGGATGCGGGCAGCCGGGGCGGTGCGACGGTGATCTGCGACGTGCCGCGGCGATCGACCGCGGCCGCCGAGACCGCGCTCGAATCCGCGGATCTCGCCATTCTCGTCACCCCGGCCGATGTGCGGTCCTGCGCTGCGGCCGAACGCGTCGCACGCTGGGTTTCCACGGTGAACCCGAACGTGGGCCTGGTCGTGCGGGGGCCCGCGCCGGGTGGGCTGCGATCCTCCGACGTCGCCGCGATCGTCGGTCTTCCACTCCTCGCCGCGATGCGACCGCAAGCCGGCATCGCCGAGACCCTGGAACACGGTGGTCTTCGGCTGCGCCGCCGGTCCCCGCTCGCAGGTGCCGCGCGCCGGGTGATGGCGGTATTGCAGCAGCATCCGGTGGTGAGCGCGGCATGA
- a CDS encoding DUF4244 domain-containing protein encodes MTVMIVDDSGMSTVEYAIGTIAAAAFGAILYTVVTGDSIVSALTNIINRALNTNV; translated from the coding sequence ATGACCGTGATGATCGTGGACGACAGTGGCATGTCCACGGTCGAGTACGCGATCGGCACCATCGCGGCGGCGGCGTTCGGCGCGATTCTGTACACCGTCGTGACGGGAGACTCGATCGTCAGCGCGTTGACCAACATCATCAACCGCGCGCTGAACACCAACGTCTAG
- a CDS encoding DEAD/DEAH box helicase, giving the protein MADFGRELLACAVDGATEGGHNPLRHVADLPPRQGHQHSWPQWADPDVVQAFVDRGIKAPWSHQLTAADLAHTGRHVVLSTGTASGKSLAYQLPILTALKSDSRSRVLYLSPTKALGHDQLRAAVALTEAIPALHDVAPSSYDGDSPTDVRRFARERSRWIFSNPDMIHLSLLRNHARWAVFLRNLRYVVVDECHYYRGVFGSNVAMVLRRLLRLCTRYSATGSGPTVIFASATTASPAITASELIGETVAEVTQDGSPQGARTVALWEPALLDDIVGENGAPVRRSAGADAAQVMGNLIAEGARTLTFVRSRRGAELTALGARARLEELAPDLADRVASYRAGYLAEDRRALERALADGELRGLATTNALELGVDIAGLDAVVLAGFPGTVTSFWQQAGRAGRRGQSALIVLIARDDPLDTYLVHHPAALLDKPIERVVIDPSNPYVLGPQLLCAATELPLTEAEVRMWNAEAVVAALVDDGLLRKRPAGYFATPGVDPHPAVDIRGSSGGQIAILEAGTGRMLGSAGAGQAPASVHPGAVYLHQGESYVVDSLDFEDGVAFVHAEDPGYTTFARELTDIAVTGEGERKAYGPVTVGLVPVSVTNTVIGYLRRRLTGEVIDFVELDMPTRTLETMAVMCTITPETLQRNGIEALRVPGSLHAAEHAAIGLLPLVASCDRGDIGGVSTAIGPVDGLPTIFVYDGYPGGAGFADRGFEKMGTWWAATAAAIEACECATGCPSCVQSPKCGNGNDPLDKHGAITVLRLVLAELGGAGR; this is encoded by the coding sequence ATGGCAGATTTCGGCCGCGAGCTGCTCGCTTGCGCGGTCGACGGGGCCACTGAGGGCGGGCACAACCCGTTGCGTCATGTCGCCGATCTGCCCCCGCGACAGGGACACCAACACAGCTGGCCCCAGTGGGCCGACCCAGATGTGGTGCAGGCGTTTGTTGATCGCGGTATCAAGGCGCCGTGGTCGCATCAGCTCACCGCTGCCGACCTCGCCCACACCGGCCGCCACGTCGTGCTCAGCACGGGTACGGCCTCGGGCAAGTCGCTGGCCTACCAACTACCCATATTGACGGCGCTGAAAAGTGATTCGCGCTCCCGGGTTCTGTATCTGTCGCCGACCAAGGCGCTCGGCCACGATCAGTTGCGCGCCGCGGTGGCACTCACCGAGGCGATACCCGCGCTGCACGATGTCGCCCCGAGCTCATACGACGGTGACAGCCCGACCGATGTGCGACGGTTCGCGCGCGAACGGTCGCGGTGGATCTTCTCCAATCCCGACATGATCCACCTTTCGCTGCTACGCAACCATGCCCGTTGGGCGGTCTTCCTGCGGAACCTGCGCTACGTCGTTGTCGACGAATGCCATTACTACCGTGGTGTTTTCGGCTCCAACGTAGCCATGGTCCTAAGGCGACTACTGCGTTTGTGCACGCGCTATTCGGCGACCGGGTCGGGGCCCACGGTGATCTTCGCCAGCGCCACCACCGCCTCCCCAGCCATCACCGCGTCGGAGCTGATCGGCGAGACGGTCGCAGAGGTCACCCAGGACGGTTCTCCACAGGGCGCGCGCACCGTCGCGCTCTGGGAGCCGGCGCTGCTCGACGACATCGTCGGTGAAAACGGTGCGCCGGTGCGACGTTCGGCAGGTGCCGACGCGGCCCAGGTGATGGGGAATCTGATTGCCGAGGGTGCCCGCACCTTGACGTTCGTGCGCTCGCGGCGCGGCGCCGAACTCACCGCACTCGGTGCACGTGCACGGCTGGAAGAACTCGCACCCGACCTCGCCGACCGGGTGGCGTCATACCGGGCGGGCTATCTGGCCGAAGACCGTCGCGCGCTGGAACGCGCACTCGCCGATGGCGAATTGCGGGGGTTGGCGACCACCAACGCCCTGGAGCTCGGCGTCGACATCGCAGGCCTCGATGCCGTCGTGCTGGCCGGATTCCCCGGCACGGTGACGTCCTTCTGGCAGCAGGCCGGTCGCGCCGGTCGCCGGGGTCAAAGTGCCCTGATCGTGTTGATCGCCCGCGACGATCCACTCGACACGTACCTCGTTCATCATCCGGCGGCGCTGTTGGACAAACCGATCGAGCGGGTGGTCATCGACCCGTCCAACCCGTATGTGCTTGGGCCGCAACTCCTCTGCGCCGCGACCGAACTACCGCTGACCGAAGCCGAGGTGCGGATGTGGAACGCCGAGGCGGTCGTGGCCGCGCTCGTCGACGACGGTCTGCTGCGCAAGCGGCCCGCAGGCTACTTCGCCACTCCCGGTGTCGATCCACACCCGGCCGTCGACATCCGCGGCTCGTCGGGCGGCCAGATCGCGATACTGGAAGCCGGCACGGGCCGGATGCTGGGTAGTGCGGGGGCCGGCCAGGCGCCGGCGTCGGTTCATCCGGGGGCCGTCTACCTGCATCAGGGTGAGAGCTACGTCGTCGACTCGCTCGATTTCGAGGACGGTGTCGCGTTCGTCCACGCCGAGGATCCCGGCTACACCACGTTCGCGCGCGAACTGACCGACATCGCCGTCACCGGCGAGGGCGAGCGGAAGGCGTACGGGCCCGTCACGGTCGGGCTGGTCCCGGTGTCGGTGACGAACACCGTCATCGGGTACCTCCGTCGCCGGCTGACCGGTGAAGTCATCGACTTCGTCGAACTCGATATGCCGACGCGTACTCTGGAGACCATGGCGGTGATGTGCACCATCACGCCTGAGACGTTGCAGCGCAACGGGATCGAGGCGCTGCGGGTTCCCGGCTCGTTGCACGCGGCCGAACACGCGGCAATCGGATTGCTGCCGTTGGTCGCCAGCTGCGATCGCGGCGACATCGGCGGGGTGTCGACCGCGATCGGCCCGGTCGACGGATTGCCGACGATATTCGTCTACGACGGCTACCCCGGCGGCGCGGGATTCGCCGACCGCGGTTTCGAGAAGATGGGTACCTGGTGGGCGGCGACCGCGGCGGCGATCGAGGCCTGCGAGTGCGCAACGGGGTGCCCATCGTGCGTGCAATCACCGAAATGCGGAAACGGGAACGATCCACTCGACAAACACGGGGCGATCACCGTGCTGCGGCTGGTACTGGCCGAACTCGGGGGCGCGGGCCGGTGA
- a CDS encoding HAD-IB family hydrolase: MHQATEPVRTAAFFDLDKTVIAKSSTLAFSKPFFDQGLINRRTVLKSAYAQFLFLMSGADHDQMDRMRSYLTNMCTGWDVEQVKSIVGETLHEIVNPLVFAEAAELIADHKLCGRDVVVVSASGEEIVAPIARALGATHAMATRMVVEDGKYTGDIAFYCFGEGKVEAIRELAAREGYALEHCYAYSDSVTDVPMLETVGHPTVVNPDRTLRKEASARGWPVLTFSKPVSLRDRIPAPSGAAMATTAAVGVSALAAGALTYSLLRRFAF, from the coding sequence ATGCACCAGGCTACCGAACCGGTCCGCACCGCAGCCTTCTTCGATCTTGACAAGACGGTCATCGCTAAGTCGAGCACGCTAGCGTTCAGCAAACCTTTCTTCGATCAGGGGCTAATCAATCGGCGGACAGTTTTGAAGTCCGCGTACGCCCAGTTCCTCTTCCTGATGTCGGGCGCCGACCACGATCAGATGGACCGGATGCGCTCCTATCTGACGAACATGTGCACCGGGTGGGATGTCGAGCAGGTGAAGTCGATCGTCGGGGAGACACTGCACGAGATCGTCAACCCTCTGGTGTTCGCCGAGGCCGCCGAACTCATTGCCGACCACAAACTGTGCGGTCGGGATGTGGTGGTCGTTTCCGCCTCTGGCGAGGAGATTGTTGCTCCGATCGCCCGCGCGCTCGGGGCCACCCATGCTATGGCGACCCGCATGGTCGTCGAGGACGGGAAGTACACCGGCGACATTGCCTTCTACTGCTTTGGCGAAGGCAAGGTGGAGGCGATCCGCGAGCTCGCGGCCCGCGAGGGATACGCGCTCGAACATTGCTACGCCTACTCCGACTCGGTCACCGATGTGCCGATGCTCGAGACGGTCGGCCACCCCACCGTGGTAAACCCGGATCGCACATTGCGCAAAGAAGCATCGGCGCGTGGCTGGCCGGTGCTGACGTTCTCCAAGCCGGTGTCGTTGCGGGACCGCATCCCAGCACCGTCGGGAGCGGCCATGGCAACCACCGCCGCGGTCGGCGTCAGCGCACTGGCCGCCGGCGCGCTGACGTACTCGTTGTTGCGCCGTTTCGCCTTCTGA
- a CDS encoding TadE family type IV pilus minor pilin translates to MLLLCAAGLTAVAMHVRCVDAAREAARLAARGDDGSNAARAIAPEGASVRLRRDGAHVVATVSAQSVLLPGIVIAGRAVAAVEPGQR, encoded by the coding sequence GTGCTGCTGCTGTGCGCAGCGGGTCTCACCGCAGTTGCTATGCACGTCCGGTGCGTCGACGCGGCCCGGGAGGCCGCACGCCTGGCAGCGCGTGGCGACGACGGCTCGAATGCCGCCCGAGCCATCGCGCCCGAGGGCGCTTCGGTGCGCCTTCGTCGAGACGGTGCCCACGTCGTCGCGACCGTCTCGGCGCAATCGGTTCTCCTTCCGGGGATCGTCATCGCCGGCCGCGCCGTCGCCGCGGTGGAACCTGGTCAGCGCTGA
- a CDS encoding type II secretion system F family protein yields MTYAAMLLAVAILLSAESSRTRIQVRGLGVERPGRRTTAPADDPLATASALEVLAACLRSGMAVSAAAAATAPSAPPPLGQILNRAADLLALGADPATAWSDPANTDGQTDAFVRLARRSASSGAALAQGVAELASQSRDDAADAARAAAERASVLIAGPLGLCYLPAFLCLGIVPVVAGLAGDVLRSGVL; encoded by the coding sequence ATGACCTACGCTGCAATGCTATTGGCCGTCGCGATACTGCTCAGCGCCGAGAGCTCGCGGACTCGCATCCAGGTGCGAGGTCTCGGGGTGGAGAGGCCGGGGCGCCGCACCACCGCCCCCGCGGACGATCCGCTGGCCACGGCGTCGGCCCTGGAGGTGCTGGCCGCGTGTCTGCGGTCGGGAATGGCGGTGTCGGCAGCCGCAGCTGCGACAGCGCCGTCCGCGCCGCCCCCTCTCGGCCAAATCCTGAATCGCGCTGCAGACCTGCTCGCGCTCGGGGCCGATCCAGCGACGGCGTGGTCGGACCCTGCGAACACCGACGGCCAGACCGACGCGTTCGTGCGCCTGGCCCGTCGGTCCGCCTCCTCGGGCGCCGCGTTGGCGCAGGGCGTCGCCGAGTTGGCCTCGCAGTCGCGCGACGATGCCGCCGACGCCGCCCGCGCCGCGGCCGAACGGGCGTCGGTGCTGATCGCGGGGCCGCTGGGCCTGTGCTATCTGCCGGCGTTCCTATGTCTGGGCATCGTGCCCGTCGTGGCGGGGCTGGCGGGGGATGTGTTGCGTTCCGGTGTGTTGTAA